In the genome of Spirochaeta cellobiosiphila DSM 17781, one region contains:
- a CDS encoding RHS repeat domain-containing protein → MSRPCYFYYSIDHLGSSVAITDEAGEKLWSAEYTPFGDKVVIDNPSGRDDFDFKYTGKDYDDDLGFYYFNARWYDAQAGRFITEDPARDGSNWYLYTANNPLRYIDPTGLTRKKADDGGTGTTEEKSTWEKVKDVVSSVVKAIQNNNPSGGSTGGPNGRDNGDTSGGSSSEQQIDEEEGGDEVGLPSDNQNPGQNEVPDDVKDNLDWLSDDNLADGSLTPNLDELTIIDAVKSLYDLGSKASKALLKKTVGSKIDEAVSTSIKSLDDLLDMGVDWKKLKNGTKQANVTGDANKIISDLAESYGQTLQESGHEIFFKTDDLRMGLHTSAKTGEATIHINNGGKLFKIRVNN, encoded by the coding sequence TTGTCCCGCCCGTGTTATTTTTATTATTCCATAGACCACTTAGGATCTTCTGTAGCTATTACTGATGAGGCAGGTGAGAAGCTTTGGAGTGCCGAGTACACACCTTTTGGTGACAAGGTTGTTATCGATAATCCATCAGGAAGGGATGACTTTGACTTTAAGTATACCGGTAAGGATTATGATGATGATTTAGGGTTCTATTACTTCAATGCTCGTTGGTATGATGCTCAGGCTGGTCGGTTTATTACGGAAGATCCGGCTAGGGATGGGTCTAATTGGTATTTGTATACGGCGAATAATCCGCTAAGATATATTGATCCCACTGGTTTAACTAGAAAAAAAGCAGATGATGGTGGAACAGGAACTACTGAGGAAAAAAGCACTTGGGAAAAAGTTAAGGATGTTGTTAGTTCTGTAGTTAAAGCAATTCAGAATAATAATCCTAGTGGTGGATCAACTGGTGGTCCAAATGGTAGAGATAATGGAGACACATCAGGGGGAAGTTCTTCGGAACAACAGATTGATGAGGAAGAAGGTGGAGATGAAGTTGGATTACCATCAGATAACCAAAATCCTGGTCAGAATGAAGTTCCTGATGATGTTAAAGATAATTTAGATTGGTTATCAGATGATAATTTAGCAGATGGTTCTCTAACTCCAAATTTGGACGAACTTACTATAATTGATGCTGTTAAATCATTATATGACCTAGGTTCAAAGGCAAGTAAAGCATTATTAAAGAAGACAGTAGGAAGTAAAATCGATGAAGCTGTTAGTACCTCAATAAAAAGTTTAGATGATTTGCTTGATATGGGAGTAGATTGGAAAAAGTTGAAAAATGGTACTAAACAAGCTAATGTAACTGGAGACGCAAATAAGATAATCAGTGATTTAGCTGAAAGCTATGGACAAACTTTGCAAGAAAGTGGGCATGAAATATTTTTTAAAACTGATGATTTAAGAATGGGGCTTCATACATCCGCAAAAACAGGAGAAGCGACTATACATATTAATAATGGTGGGAAGCTTTTTAAAATAAGGGTAAACAATTGA